The following coding sequences lie in one Micromonospora sp. R77 genomic window:
- a CDS encoding DUF397 domain-containing protein, which produces MAELTGAQWRKSTRSSSNGGACVEVADNLAGVVGVRDSKDPTGPALTFPPAAWRAFVARVTGRP; this is translated from the coding sequence ATGGCTGAGCTGACCGGCGCGCAGTGGCGCAAGAGCACCCGCAGCAGCTCCAACGGCGGCGCGTGCGTCGAGGTCGCGGACAACCTTGCCGGCGTCGTCGGCGTACGCGACTCGAAGGACCCGACCGGCCCGGCCCTGACCTTCCCGCCCGCCGCGTGGCGGGCCTTCGTCGCCCGCGTGACCGGCCGGCCGTAG
- a CDS encoding helix-turn-helix domain-containing protein — MATPSTPPDPALGSVGPRIRALREERGLSLTALARLAGVGKATLSGLENGTRNPTLETLYAITAQLGVPLTAVLSGPAETPTVRGVSVGATLLEVFSDTDATYELYRMRVSPGPAQLSPAHQPGVTEHVTVFSGVLCAGPVDAPLTAGPGGYLRWNSDVPHSYAAVGDEQVRASLLLRYPRH; from the coding sequence ATGGCGACGCCCTCCACACCTCCGGATCCCGCGCTCGGGTCGGTCGGCCCCCGGATCCGCGCGCTCCGCGAGGAGCGCGGCCTGTCGCTGACCGCGCTGGCCCGGCTGGCCGGCGTCGGGAAGGCCACCCTCTCCGGCCTGGAGAACGGCACCCGCAACCCCACCCTGGAGACCCTGTACGCCATCACCGCGCAGCTCGGCGTGCCACTCACCGCCGTGCTGTCCGGGCCCGCCGAGACGCCGACCGTACGGGGGGTGTCGGTCGGCGCCACCCTGCTGGAGGTCTTCTCCGACACCGACGCGACGTACGAGCTGTACCGGATGCGGGTCAGCCCCGGCCCGGCGCAGCTGAGCCCCGCGCACCAGCCCGGCGTCACCGAGCACGTCACCGTCTTCTCCGGCGTGCTGTGCGCCGGCCCGGTCGACGCCCCGCTGACCGCCGGCCCCGGCGGCTACCTGCGCTGGAACTCCGACGTGCCGCACAGCTACGCCGCCGTCGGCGACGAGCAGGTCCGCGCCAGCCTGCTGCTGCGCTACCCCCGCCACTGA
- a CDS encoding benzoate/H(+) symporter BenE family transporter — protein sequence MLLSPPILVEAVAGLALLAALAGAVSAAVAAPDTREAAVVTFVVTASGVSLLGVGGAFWGLLAGWLMLLLFRRRPAVSEAPADRPETAEDRPLTVR from the coding sequence GTGCTGCTCTCCCCGCCGATCCTGGTCGAGGCGGTGGCCGGCCTGGCGCTGCTCGCCGCCCTGGCCGGCGCGGTCTCGGCCGCCGTCGCCGCGCCGGACACCCGGGAGGCGGCCGTGGTCACCTTCGTGGTCACCGCCTCCGGGGTGAGCCTGCTCGGCGTCGGCGGGGCGTTCTGGGGACTGCTCGCCGGCTGGCTCATGCTGCTGCTCTTCCGCCGCCGGCCGGCCGTCTCCGAAGCGCCGGCCGACCGGCCGGAGACCGCCGAGGATCGGCCGCTGACCGTCCGTTGA
- a CDS encoding DUF3800 domain-containing protein, with product MLLTYVDESATDRFYWVGALLVPAKVAMPLSEALDQVMDHAVKTYGVPADTELHGYDIFHARSVWKGVPPRARIAVYRAAMEAIGAEDVTIILRGVQRLALAERYGPSARPAHEVVLSHLLERVDGYTASRDEYALVIADEVHNPAVHRADLSRYRVSGTGGYRSRRLTRIVDTLHFAPSHASRLVQAVDLVTFLFQRLHRSGADPRAVAANERLWSLVRARCYHSWCWDPMATKS from the coding sequence GTGCTCCTCACCTACGTCGACGAGTCGGCCACCGATCGCTTCTACTGGGTCGGGGCGCTGCTGGTTCCGGCCAAGGTGGCGATGCCACTGAGCGAGGCGCTCGACCAGGTGATGGATCACGCGGTAAAGACGTACGGGGTGCCGGCCGACACCGAGCTGCATGGATATGACATCTTCCATGCCCGTTCGGTGTGGAAGGGGGTGCCCCCTCGTGCGCGGATCGCGGTCTACCGCGCGGCCATGGAGGCCATCGGTGCTGAGGACGTCACGATCATCCTTCGAGGCGTACAGCGCCTGGCCCTCGCGGAGCGGTACGGCCCCTCTGCGCGCCCCGCGCACGAGGTGGTCCTGTCGCATCTGCTGGAGCGAGTCGACGGCTATACGGCGAGCCGGGACGAGTATGCGTTGGTCATCGCCGACGAGGTGCACAATCCGGCCGTGCATCGCGCTGACCTGAGCCGATACCGGGTTTCGGGCACCGGTGGCTACCGGTCGAGGAGGCTCACCAGGATCGTCGATACGCTGCACTTCGCTCCGTCGCACGCCAGTCGGCTCGTGCAGGCGGTCGACCTGGTCACGTTCCTGTTCCAGCGGCTCCACCGGTCAGGTGCCGATCCCCGGGCGGTGGCGGCCAACGAGCGGCTGTGGTCTCTGGTCCGGGCGCGCTGCTATCACAGCTGGTGCTGGGATCCGATGGCTACGAAGTCCTGA
- the mscL gene encoding large conductance mechanosensitive channel protein MscL, with translation MLKGFKDFIMRGNVVDLAVGVVIGAAFTGVVTQLTKSFLEPLVRVIIVLITGNPKGISGSTPSFRGIPFDWVAFVNAVITFALTAAALYFLVVYPMNRLAERRKRGEEPPPSAPSEEVKLLTEIRDALLAGGQSIPAQQRGALDDVLGRRNEPPHAR, from the coding sequence ATGCTCAAGGGCTTCAAAGACTTCATCATGCGCGGCAACGTCGTCGACCTGGCGGTCGGTGTCGTCATCGGTGCCGCGTTCACCGGCGTGGTCACCCAGCTCACCAAGTCGTTCCTCGAACCACTGGTCCGGGTGATCATCGTTCTGATCACCGGCAACCCCAAGGGCATCAGCGGCTCGACGCCGTCGTTCCGGGGCATCCCGTTCGACTGGGTGGCCTTCGTCAACGCGGTGATCACCTTCGCGCTCACCGCGGCGGCGCTGTACTTCCTGGTCGTCTACCCGATGAACCGGCTCGCCGAGCGGCGCAAGCGCGGCGAGGAGCCGCCGCCCTCGGCGCCGAGCGAGGAGGTCAAGCTGCTCACCGAGATCCGCGACGCGCTGCTGGCCGGCGGACAGTCGATCCCGGCGCAGCAGCGCGGCGCGCTGGACGACGTGCTGGGACGCCGGAACGAGCCGCCGCACGCGCGCTGA
- a CDS encoding FadR/GntR family transcriptional regulator yields the protein MTPADRSVAVPPRGQRVRDTIAQLRERILGGEWPVGGRIPTEPQLVAALGVGRNTVREAVRALVHAGVLECRQGSGTYVVSTDELAPVVARRVTDDRMAEVIEVRRAFEVEAARLAALRRTPDDLAALDAALAAREAAWRSGRVAGFVEADAALHTAVVAAAHNGMLAELYASVGTALRGTVAQAMGDALTPERYVDHGRLVDAIRAGDPARAAIEAGAFLEPPSGA from the coding sequence GTGACACCCGCCGACCGTTCCGTCGCCGTGCCACCCCGCGGTCAGCGGGTCCGCGACACCATCGCCCAGCTCCGCGAGCGCATCCTGGGCGGCGAGTGGCCGGTCGGCGGGCGCATCCCGACCGAGCCACAGCTCGTCGCCGCGCTCGGGGTGGGGCGGAACACCGTCCGCGAGGCGGTCCGCGCCCTGGTGCACGCCGGGGTGCTGGAGTGCCGCCAGGGCTCCGGCACGTACGTGGTGTCGACCGACGAGCTGGCGCCGGTGGTGGCCCGCCGGGTCACCGACGACCGGATGGCCGAGGTGATCGAGGTCCGGCGCGCCTTCGAGGTGGAGGCCGCCCGGCTGGCCGCGCTGCGGCGTACCCCCGACGACCTGGCGGCGCTCGACGCGGCGCTCGCCGCCCGGGAGGCCGCCTGGCGCTCCGGCCGGGTCGCCGGGTTCGTGGAGGCCGACGCGGCGCTGCACACGGCGGTGGTGGCCGCCGCCCACAACGGCATGCTCGCCGAGCTCTACGCCTCCGTCGGCACGGCGCTGCGCGGCACCGTCGCCCAGGCCATGGGCGACGCCCTCACCCCCGAGCGGTACGTCGACCACGGTCGACTCGTCGACGCGATCCGGGCCGGCGATCCGGCCCGCGCGGCGATCGAGGCCGGTGCTTTTCTGGAGCCGCCCTCGGGGGCATAG
- a CDS encoding MFS transporter: protein MTPGPAPAAAPPARTSTPAAGGALVLVGMLLVALNLRAAVTSLGALLDEVRGGLGLSGTMAGLVTTLPTIAFAGLGALTPWLVRRYAPARVLVVAMVSLTVGQVLRVVTDSTLVFVLTSALALAGIAVANILLPMLVKQHFPRRTGLVTGAYTMSLTIGTTVAAASAVPIAHAFGSWRAGLGVWAGLAALAVLPWVPLALRARAARRAAGPAVAVAPRVRIRPGRTRLGWAMAVYFGAQSLSGYAIMGWLAQLFRDAGYRPEAAGLLLAGVTALGVPVALTMPALAGRLRTLRPLVLSLTAFSTAAYVGLALAPHGLAPLWVLLLALGQGAFPLILTTIGLRARTAEGTVALSAFAQSTGYVIAALGPLLVGILYEATGGWTAPIGFLLAALAVQTGAGMVIARPRYIEDER from the coding sequence GTGACGCCCGGTCCGGCGCCCGCCGCCGCACCGCCGGCCCGGACGTCCACGCCAGCCGCCGGGGGCGCGCTGGTGCTGGTCGGCATGCTGCTGGTCGCGCTCAACCTGCGGGCCGCGGTGACCAGCCTCGGTGCCCTGCTGGACGAGGTGCGCGGCGGTCTCGGCCTCTCCGGCACCATGGCCGGCCTCGTCACCACCCTGCCCACCATCGCCTTCGCCGGCCTCGGCGCGCTCACCCCGTGGCTGGTCCGCCGGTACGCGCCGGCCCGCGTCCTGGTGGTGGCCATGGTCTCGCTCACCGTCGGGCAGGTGCTCCGGGTGGTGACCGACTCGACGCTGGTCTTCGTGCTCACCAGCGCGCTGGCGCTGGCCGGCATCGCGGTCGCCAACATCCTGCTGCCGATGCTGGTCAAGCAGCACTTCCCGCGCCGTACCGGGCTGGTCACCGGGGCGTACACGATGTCGCTGACCATCGGCACCACGGTGGCCGCCGCGTCGGCCGTGCCGATCGCGCACGCCTTCGGCTCCTGGCGCGCCGGGCTGGGCGTCTGGGCCGGGCTGGCCGCGCTGGCCGTACTCCCGTGGGTGCCGCTGGCGCTGCGGGCCCGCGCCGCGCGACGGGCCGCGGGTCCGGCGGTGGCCGTCGCCCCGCGGGTGCGGATCCGCCCGGGGCGGACCCGGCTCGGCTGGGCGATGGCGGTCTACTTCGGGGCGCAGTCGCTCAGCGGGTACGCGATCATGGGCTGGCTGGCCCAGCTCTTCCGGGACGCCGGCTACCGCCCGGAGGCCGCCGGACTGCTGCTCGCCGGGGTGACCGCGCTCGGCGTGCCGGTGGCGCTGACCATGCCGGCGCTGGCCGGCCGGCTGCGCACGCTACGGCCGCTGGTGCTCTCGCTGACCGCCTTCTCCACGGCCGCGTACGTCGGCCTGGCCCTCGCCCCGCACGGCCTGGCGCCGCTCTGGGTGCTGCTGCTGGCCCTCGGTCAGGGCGCGTTCCCGCTGATCCTGACCACCATCGGGCTGCGCGCGCGGACCGCCGAGGGCACGGTGGCGCTCTCCGCCTTCGCGCAGAGCACCGGGTACGTCATCGCCGCGCTCGGCCCGCTGCTGGTCGGCATCCTCTACGAGGCGACCGGCGGCTGGACCGCGCCCATCGGGTTCCTGCTGGCGGCGCTCGCCGTGCAGACCGGTGCGGGCATGGTGATCGCCCGTCCCCGGTACATCGAGGACGAGCGCTGA
- a CDS encoding STAS domain-containing protein, giving the protein MSLTVHTEQRGDVVVVSVAGELDMATAPQLQDQITDLLDKGRSRLVFDLADVSFCDSTGLSVFVRAKNSCDEAGGVVRLAAPQRGVLRILEVSGLVEVLHTYPTVEQAVAGDPTPASS; this is encoded by the coding sequence ATGTCCCTGACGGTGCACACGGAACAGCGCGGCGACGTGGTCGTCGTGTCGGTCGCTGGCGAGCTGGACATGGCGACGGCGCCGCAGTTGCAGGACCAGATCACGGATCTGCTGGACAAGGGGCGCAGCCGCCTCGTCTTCGACCTGGCGGACGTGTCGTTCTGCGACTCCACCGGGCTGTCCGTGTTCGTCCGCGCCAAGAACAGCTGCGACGAGGCCGGCGGCGTCGTCCGGTTGGCCGCCCCGCAGCGGGGCGTGCTGCGCATCCTCGAGGTCAGCGGCCTGGTCGAGGTGCTGCACACCTATCCGACGGTGGAGCAGGCCGTCGCGGGTGACCCGACGCCGGCTTCCTCCTGA
- a CDS encoding STAS domain-containing protein, with protein sequence MPLSTEESGRLADLLNQHADRLTERWTEIVATSLRGRLSRAELGRQVRELHRAMVDAGGNGLTALDSEQGGELRAVLSELSRGRARQGFTATETAISVLALKDALLELVGQDGSATGLRDYIAWSALIDQMGLFTFESFVQTRESLIADQAEQLLELSTPVVKLWEGVVAVPLVGTLDSARAQVVMERLLQTLVDTGSPYAIIDITGVPAVDTQVAQHILKTVVAARLMGADCIISGIRPQIAQTIVALGIEFGDIATKASLADALRHVLRLTGVETTRRHPRRES encoded by the coding sequence ATGCCGTTGAGCACCGAGGAGAGCGGCCGGCTGGCCGATCTGCTGAACCAGCACGCCGACCGGCTGACCGAGCGCTGGACGGAGATCGTCGCCACCTCGCTGCGCGGCCGGCTCAGCCGGGCGGAACTCGGCCGCCAGGTGCGCGAGCTGCACCGCGCCATGGTCGACGCGGGCGGCAACGGCCTCACCGCCCTCGACTCCGAGCAGGGCGGCGAGCTGCGCGCCGTGCTCTCCGAGCTGTCCCGTGGGCGGGCCCGGCAGGGCTTCACCGCCACCGAGACCGCGATCAGCGTGCTCGCGCTCAAGGACGCGCTGCTGGAGCTGGTCGGGCAGGACGGGTCGGCCACCGGTCTCCGGGACTACATCGCCTGGTCCGCGCTGATCGACCAGATGGGGCTCTTCACCTTCGAGAGCTTCGTGCAGACCCGGGAGAGCCTGATCGCCGACCAGGCCGAGCAACTGCTGGAGCTCTCCACCCCGGTGGTGAAGCTCTGGGAGGGCGTCGTCGCCGTCCCGCTGGTCGGCACGCTCGACTCGGCCCGCGCCCAGGTGGTCATGGAGCGGCTGCTCCAGACGCTGGTCGACACCGGCTCGCCGTACGCGATCATCGACATCACCGGCGTCCCGGCGGTCGACACCCAGGTCGCCCAGCACATCCTCAAGACCGTGGTGGCCGCCCGGCTGATGGGTGCCGACTGCATCATCTCCGGCATCCGCCCGCAGATCGCCCAGACCATCGTCGCCCTCGGCATCGAGTTCGGTGACATCGCCACCAAGGCCAGCCTCGCCGACGCGCTGCGTCACGTGCTGCGGCTGACCGGTGTCGAGACCACCCGCCGCCACCCGCGTCGGGAGTCCTGA
- a CDS encoding STAS domain-containing protein yields the protein MERVPILKIGDILLVSIQVDMSDQTAVTLQEDLAERIVDTGCHGVIIDITALDIVDSFVGRMLSTIASISKVLDAETVVVGMRPAVAITLVELGLSLNGIRTALNVERGMELIAASRDDEWDGAVGDEDAETTAGS from the coding sequence ATGGAGCGGGTGCCGATCCTCAAGATCGGCGACATCCTGCTGGTCTCCATCCAGGTCGACATGTCCGACCAGACGGCCGTGACGCTCCAGGAGGACCTGGCCGAGCGGATCGTCGACACCGGCTGCCACGGCGTGATCATCGACATCACGGCGCTGGACATCGTCGACTCGTTCGTCGGCCGGATGCTCTCCACCATCGCCTCCATCTCCAAGGTGCTGGACGCCGAGACGGTGGTGGTCGGGATGCGTCCCGCCGTCGCCATCACCCTCGTCGAGCTGGGCCTGTCGCTCAACGGCATCCGGACCGCGTTGAACGTCGAACGCGGCATGGAGCTGATCGCGGCGTCCCGGGACGACGAGTGGGACGGGGCGGTGGGCGACGAGGACGCCGAGACGACGGCCGGGTCATGA
- a CDS encoding ATP-binding protein, producing MTADVVLGVPQTQTIRSDEDVVRVRQLVRTAAVSAKLSLVDQTKLVTAASELARNTLIYGGGGSAEVITAEDGRRRGVRIVFTDSGPGIPDLDLALTDGYTTGGGLGLGLSGARRLVDDFDIWTEPGKGTRITITKWSR from the coding sequence ATGACCGCCGACGTCGTCCTGGGCGTGCCGCAGACCCAGACGATCCGCAGCGACGAGGACGTCGTCCGGGTACGGCAGCTCGTGCGTACCGCCGCGGTCTCGGCCAAGCTGTCGCTGGTCGACCAGACCAAGCTGGTCACCGCGGCGAGCGAGCTGGCCCGGAACACCCTGATCTACGGGGGCGGCGGCAGCGCCGAGGTGATCACCGCCGAGGACGGCCGCCGGCGCGGGGTACGGATCGTCTTCACCGACTCCGGGCCCGGTATCCCCGACCTCGACCTGGCGCTCACCGACGGGTACACCACCGGCGGTGGCCTCGGGCTCGGGCTGAGCGGCGCCCGCCGACTGGTGGACGACTTCGACATCTGGACCGAGCCCGGCAAGGGCACCCGGATCACCATCACCAAGTGGTCCCGATGA
- a CDS encoding SpoIIE family protein phosphatase — protein sequence MSHEAVTDAGLWFRVENGSAASGVRRAAERLGAQLELGERSVADLAILTAELTSNLVKHAQEGMVLLRPVRRAGRAGVELIAVDSGPGMADLTVSSRDGHSTTGTLGIGLGAISRQASWFDSYSMPGRGTVFAVQVWSGPPPEPSWAAGLTRPITGEQVSGDGYAVRVADGRRQVLVCDGLGHGPLAGAATDAALRAFRAAPPGSPGIVVRHLHGAMSHTRGAALAVAELDLESGLLRYAGLGNIAAMTVAEGERRRGLVSLPGIAGHQRPNVREYDYPFPAGTTLVMHSDGVVDRWDLADYPGLTGRAPLVMAATLLRDAGIRRDDACVLVARAEP from the coding sequence ATGAGCCACGAGGCCGTGACCGACGCCGGCCTCTGGTTCCGGGTGGAGAACGGCAGCGCGGCCAGCGGCGTACGCCGGGCGGCCGAGCGGCTCGGCGCTCAGCTGGAGCTGGGCGAGCGGAGCGTCGCGGACCTCGCCATCCTCACCGCCGAACTGACCAGCAACCTGGTCAAGCACGCGCAGGAGGGCATGGTGCTGCTCCGCCCGGTGCGGCGGGCGGGCCGGGCCGGGGTGGAGCTGATCGCCGTCGACTCCGGCCCCGGCATGGCCGACCTGACCGTCTCGTCCCGGGACGGGCACTCCACCACCGGCACCCTCGGCATCGGCCTCGGCGCGATCAGCCGGCAGGCGAGCTGGTTCGACAGCTACTCGATGCCCGGTCGTGGCACCGTCTTCGCGGTGCAGGTCTGGTCGGGCCCGCCGCCGGAGCCGTCCTGGGCCGCCGGGCTGACCCGGCCGATCACCGGTGAGCAGGTCAGTGGGGACGGCTACGCCGTCCGGGTCGCCGACGGCCGACGCCAGGTGCTGGTCTGCGACGGGCTCGGGCACGGGCCGCTGGCCGGCGCCGCCACCGACGCGGCGCTCCGGGCGTTCCGGGCCGCGCCGCCCGGGTCACCGGGCATCGTGGTACGACACCTGCACGGCGCCATGTCGCACACTCGGGGCGCCGCGCTGGCCGTGGCCGAACTGGACCTCGAGTCGGGCTTGCTGCGCTACGCCGGGCTGGGCAACATCGCTGCCATGACGGTGGCGGAGGGTGAGCGGCGGCGGGGTCTCGTCTCGCTGCCCGGCATCGCCGGGCACCAGCGCCCCAACGTGCGGGAGTACGACTACCCGTTCCCGGCCGGCACGACGCTGGTCATGCACAGCGACGGGGTGGTCGACCGCTGGGACCTCGCGGACTATCCGGGGTTGACCGGACGGGCCCCCCTGGTGATGGCCGCCACCCTGCTGCGGGACGCCGGGATCCGTCGCGACGACGCCTGCGTCCTGGTCGCCCGGGCGGAGCCGTGA